A region from the Deltaproteobacteria bacterium genome encodes:
- a CDS encoding S1 family peptidase encodes MPARTSRLQLPFAAAALFTVTLLLGPPGKSASPEDFHANIVNGRLTSGFPAAGALLLGDEATAVTWCSGVLIGCDTFLTAAHCVCDTNGADCQGARAPSPFGRLVYLQHAGFFRAT; translated from the coding sequence CGCCTGCAGCTACCCTTCGCGGCGGCCGCCCTCTTCACCGTGACGCTCCTGCTCGGCCCGCCGGGCAAGAGCGCGAGTCCCGAGGACTTCCACGCGAACATCGTGAACGGACGGCTCACCTCCGGATTTCCGGCGGCCGGCGCGCTGCTGCTCGGCGACGAGGCGACCGCGGTCACGTGGTGCTCGGGCGTGCTCATCGGCTGTGACACGTTCCTCACCGCCGCGCACTGCGTGTGCGACACGAACGGCGCCGACTGTCAGGGCGCGCGCGCGCCGAGCCCGTTCGGCCGCCTCGTCTACCTGCAGCACGCGGGCTTCTTCCGGGCCACCA